The sequence tcaagtgcttacaacgatagcacaacacacttggcttcacactcaagtgtttacaacaatagcacaaccaactcacaaactatttttacaaacactctcaaatatatcacacaaacactttgatagtgagaaattgcttgcaaaggagagaaaagatgagttgggatgtctccaaatgaacttggatggcctctacttatagttggcaaagatttgaatctgatttgagtgcttggagcatgtgttaagaagtcaaggagtgacaaaaagtgttcggcgtcgctgcctactttttcccagcactgagcggattttgtggaaaaatcatatcttccaatataatcgttggattgatttgaaatttgaactgaagctttaaaacatctggatattcATTCTGAACAGTGAACATTTGATTTTaatgagtcaaacatttccagtaattttcggaagtcacttcatcaagttttcaaacttgttctgtgcaacaaatttgaaaaattcatatctccatatccatccgttggattgatctgaatttTGAACAGAGGTTGTAAACATCCtaaatttaaatctgatcggtggagatttgatttggatgtcgcAAACAATCTCAGTtaatttctgaagttgaatcttcataatttgctttatgttctgcagaaataggtactgtgcaacctttgtggaaaaatcataactccatatctagccgttggattgatatgaaattttgatataagttttaaaacatcctgatattgattttgattggtgaagatctgatttggatgtctcaagcatgtccagtaattttcagaagttgattcttcatccttcacttcaagttctgcagaaataggtactgcacaacttttgtggaaaaatcataacttcatatctagccgttggattgctctcaaatttggacagcacaTGTAAAACTTCCTCATCACGATTATGagcggtgaagatcggatttcaatgcctagaaaattcccagtagttttcggaagttgctgctccatactttggcttcttcttgtctttttcttcatatctcttaacaatgtttcatccattcaatgagcaatacaagactttataaatacatgtatagcttcaaaatatcttccaagaatttaatcatcaataaatataatctgtaaaatctcactttaaatggttagtaacaattaaccgagttttgtaatcatcaaaacataatattatgagacttgttaatgcattaaaaacattaatctcataacacgagatttgtattcGTTTAAGACGTAACAAATCACGaaaaagagttaaatttctaaccatttatatatatatatatatatatatatatatatatatgtgtgtgtgtgtgtgtgtgtgtgtgtgttttattGTGCAGGATggaaaaattaaatcaattagaaGAACATTTGATTGACATagatgaagaaattcagattcttcaacaaagaaaaaataatataaaaggaaaaattcagaggattaaagaaaagatgacaacatcatcatcatcatcctcaccaaaaaCTCCAATAAAGTTAGTAACTTCATTTAACAAAATATTGGAGATGAATGAAAAACAGTCAGTGGTCGCAGCCAATACTGATaaccaagaaaaagaaaagaagaaagaaccggtggtcacagccaacaccgagaaaaatgaaaaaaaaaaagaaagaacttttaaaagtgcccttgaagcaagagaaagaaagatggtcaatctgcgaccacaaaaaccaatttttgaaaaaacaaattttctagaaaaactcaagactgaattctttgaaacactaaactaagaatagccaaaccatctgcagaatcttggctacaaacttgtgacacacagagcatatcaagagcaagaacactgcaaggtgctccagcgcatgaagtcgcaagatttttttcaaatggattattaagtggattggaagtcagtcccaacaatcaagaaatagaactattttCATATCAGATGAGAAATAatatcatccagttcaagaaagcagtctttaaggacgatccagtattaacattgagtattcactcaacccttccagattgggatgataacaaattctatcaaacaatggtatatattcaatgtcgaaaacaaaaagacaagttcttattcgaaggatcaaatgaagagaaaccagtaatggatatctcaacacttatTGAGATAAAAATAAAGGCATTGATtgacatgatctcaaagacaagaaagattgatggaaactcaaaggttaaaataaattttgcaaccagtaaaattttattatccactggacacaaggagacaatccaaaagaaagaacaagtcatgttagctcaattcgaagctccaatctatgaagcaagagttgacatgacccgagaaacccaacaaatgctATGTCAAAGACTAAAAACAATGATTTTCACTCACAAATATGGACATTGCCAAACCATTCAGACAGAAAAagcagctgtcaaagaagacaacccaataaagaaatggtctGAATGTACTAGTGATTCAgaaagtgacacaatgtaaaaacaaatgaaatcgtggaccaaaccacatgttaaaggcatccactcagatgtaaaatgagctgttttccattatgtagtgtcgggtggtccccctcttttcttttattgtgTATGggtttctccacgcctataaaaggagatgttttgtgctgtaaataaaaaaaagcgaagtttgagtatctctctcttcttaagtttcttacaatctggtttatacaagacgtatgaaaactatcagaaactaaaaaacataaaatcagaaacaaaataagtcttatggctaataactaaacaagcagggcgtaaggaggataaggttggaaaccaaccattgaagattcatggttagagtaaacctggagatccatagagcaagtaccagttgatcaagtgatcgttaagagaaagcaaggatttggcctctgctcaaaaccgagattcattcaaacaagtAACCTTCCTAAAtctcctgcagcccttaattcaaagaaatattcaaaatacgttaatcatgtcatcatccttcataagaaatggaagattgataataaaaaactggtttgaaatagaagatgatcatgaatatgatacatttgatgaatatcgtttaaatacttctgatttaaccatattcgaatcaatttatcaactaaaaattgTAATTATAAcccatgaatggaaccaaactaatctgaaaatatttatctgttataaatgaatcagatctttAAAGCCATGAatgagaaaattcataagaatttgaagaattccgcaacctggtatcagagcggttaattaaagcagattattaatgtctggattaactttagatattgagattaaaaatttatttgataaaataatcttactaaaagatttacgtcaaatagatcaattatggaataaaataaaagatctccaaaccttttatttcaaaaatcataaaaaagaacatttttcaagaaactgaaaaatgataattcaaatttctgaaaacgatgaaattgaagacataacaatatgttatgaataagaacaaactttgttatcgaaatccgatcaacaaaaacaaaataataaaagtaacaatttttactaaatggaaaatgtatgaaaatacgaaaatgaatatctttaatttatattctcaaaatataaattttgatatagaaaattgtgaaaacaatttgaaacatcttaaaaattgtcaatcttcaattaatagtttcgaagattttcagaatttattagaacagatagattcaacaaaaaagcttttaatagccttaagaaaattaagaagttctatcatctgttaaaatgacagaagtaacaattccaaatcataatagtcagattgatgaatctgaagagaaccaagagtataatttgaatattatatttaatcagaATAAGTTTGCTGAGATACAAAAAAAcagggttttctaattcaaaaacaaatctaatagaccaaccaggaatattaagcaagatttcaaattttattaatcccagaaaaaatttaatttattattcgattcgtacaaaagaacgatcttgtaaaataaataacgaattaaggtctaatactctgaagttattaacaactcaagatattgataccatcatggcaaaagccagtgaaaaagaacgatttgaactgaaatatgttcacattggatgaatcaaaataatagtatcagctcactatcaagaaggaatagatacaccaattgaaatcaaagttcgtgacaaaaggatacgtaattttgaggattctatccttggaaaaattgaaggaaacttaagttacaaaaagatgaaattttgtatttatccacaatacaatatatctctttttgataaaaacataaatgacgttttaacattagattattacttttatagaaataatcttatgttaacaggaaacaatccgatcaatataaactatgttgtcggtttagcaataagtaataattctcaaacaggaataatttcaacaaaaccaactatttctgttgaaagaatgtttgaaaatattacaaaaattgaacaccctcgaaaagcatttattgaagaaataaatccctataaacaagctattgttaatgagcaatttttattctagataatattaaactatgcaatttatgttatctagaagaatttatatgtgattatgaaacaaactattatcagttaatagatgctgataaaaaagaacattataaattaagtatttttaataaaatacctaatataccaataaataataaagatgaattcttaactagcgcttatgccaaaacactaggaggagctattaaattcattaaagatgttataacaaagaaatgtcatgaagtaacattaaataaaagaatatccagatcttacaaacaaaacaataaactttattgtgacaaaatgaaattcacagtaaaggaatacggttgcaaaacaaacatgtcacacaaatatttaaaacgacaaaaacagaataaatttaataaatcttataaatcttttaatagaaaatttattccctataagaaaaaaaaatttaaaaggaatttcttcagaaaaccttataaaagaaaattttataaaaaatttgataacaaaaaatcatcttgcccaaagggtaaaggaaagaattgcacatgttggttgtgcaacgaagaaggacattatgcgaatgaatgtccaaaacgaaacgaaaaaaaaaaaagttaaacttcttgaagaaatatgtactattggattctatccagtagaaacaattgaattttcatccgacgatgaaaatatttattatcttgatgaatcaagtgaatcagattttgaatctgattccacatttgataattcaagaaataaaaatgattaaaataacgacaagAGCATTTTTGAAAAATGCAACTCTAAATACTAAACTTAAACTTTTGTTTGGCTTGAGTACCTATTTCCAAGTTGACCTTTTTAAAGATCTCTCGAACGTTACCGGAAAAGTCTTGAAGTACTCTAGCCATCGAATGAAATGATCACAGCGGGAATGTTAGCGTTTATTTGAATGCCACGTATAATACTCCAAACTATCGGCATGCCTAAAAGGCAATGAATGAATAATGGTCACTATCTCGTCTATATACAATGTGAcatgataatatttattatgcTTAGAACTCAATTAATCTGGACGTGATATTGATCATAATGAAATTCATCATCCAAACACTCGACCAATATCCCAGTTAAACTAATCGACTTTGGTCAAATACGTGAGCGATCGTCTAGCCTGTGCTTGTGAATATTCTGAAATAGAGCATATACTCTCACGAATCCAGATTCATAGTAATGGTTTGCAACCTCgaaaaaataaatgattatgaattttttcttaacaaatttatgaaaaaaaaataaggcTTTTTGTCGAGTGTGCTTAAGTTAATACCCtaagatatatatttaatactAGATCATGTAAGATGCATtgataaaaaattaatgaatcCCATGAATATTGATAATTGTTCAATTTAGATACGATATTATCCTAAATTTAGCTTCTCATCAcatttgataaaataaaacctatattatatatatcatgggTTGTGCATATATAGGCTACCCGAGACGCAACCTAGCACCACTTATTCTTTAATATCAAGTAATTAATTACATCTCTTTAGCACAATTAAGAACTTCTTgagttataaaaaaaacaaaaaaagcaAGAAGATGGGCGAGAGGAGCAAGATTCTGATAATTGGAGGAACAGGGTCCATAGGCAAATTCGTATTGGAAGCAAGTGTCAAATCCGGCCACCCCACGTTTGCTTTGTTCAGAGAGAGCACCATTTCTGATTCTATTAAAGGCAAAATCGTGGAGGGTTTCAAGAACTCTGGTGTCACCATTCTTATTGTACGCACGTTTTTGTATTTACTTGGATCAAATTCCGTATCCATTAAAAGATTGCTTCTTAATTTTATGCTCCATCGGGtgatattaattgattggattGGACCCTTTAATTTGCTTTTAATTATATGCAGGGTGATTTGAATGATCACGAGAGTTTGGTGAAGGCTATAAAGCAAGTGGATGTGGTCATATCCACTGTTGGGCGCTCTCAGTTGACTGATCAAGTGAAGATCGTTGTTGCTATTAAAGAGGCTGGAAATGTTaaggttttatatatatatgctttcaTTTTTCCTTGAAATTTGTATTTCGTGTATGTCAATGATGTCTTGTGCATGTGGTGTAAGTTGTTTCACTCTTAAATTTCATGGTCCGATCCATTTCTAAATCCAAATTACCATTTTTGTTGTATGTATATATGTTGCAGAGATTCTTGCCTTCGGAATACGGGATAGATGTAGACCGCGATCGAGCTGTTGAACCAGCAAAGTCTGTAACTGAAACTAAAGCTCAAATCCGCAGAGCAGTGGAAGCACAAGGAATACCTTACACCTATGTGACTTCCTACTATTTCGCGAGCTATTCGCTTTCAACTCTAATTCAACCAGGCGCTACTGCTCCTCCCAGAGATAAAGTTATTATCTTAGGAGATGGTAACGTTAATGGTACGTATCATATTTTTTTACATGAATTTTATTAAAACAGTATATAAAGAAATCAATTACATACAtctaacaaattaaataaactacatatatatattatttctacTTCGTATTAATTTGTCCCCGCTTTGCAGCTGTCTTCAATTGTGATCACGATATTGCAACATATACGATCAAAGCAGTGGATGATCCGAGAACACTGAACAAGATTTTGTACATCAAGCCACCCAAGAATATCTATTCATTCAATGATCTTGTTTCGTTGTGGGAGAAGAAGATTGGTAAAACACTGGAGAAAGAGTATGTTCCCGAAGAAcaaatcttgaaacaaattgcaGAAGCTCCGAACTATATAAGCAAATTCTTGCTCTCGCTCAACCACTCCATTTTTGTGAATGGGGGTCATACAAACGAGATCGATCCCACATTCGGGGTTGAGGCCTCGGAGCTTTATCCAGAGGTTGAATACAAAACAGTGGAAGAGTATCTTCATCAGTTTGTTTAAGAATATTTAAATCTTGTTTCAAGGTgttagtttatatatatagtatGTGATGCATGCGTCTATGTTATTGTTGTgtgtattaattaattaattaattaatgaataatAAATGAACAAATAAATGTGTGTGTTGAATTTGGTATGATATAAAAGTCTTGTTTGTTcagaattaaaaataaaaataaaaaatccgtGCCTACTTCGTATTTCTTTGTTTCTATTTAATCTCCGTTTTCATTATATCCCAAATCTTTACCAATTAACCAACAAACAAAACTACTACTTGTTAAAAATAACTTCTTATTGCATCGAAACatataaaaacatataaaatacGGACTAATTTGGCTAAACATTGAAACTTGGTAAAATAAAATTGTTGAATGCATTGAAAAATGATACCATTCAGTAGTACACTTTGAATGCTGAAATTGGTAGatctataataaaaaaaaaatggtgtgTGAATATTGTTGAAGAAGAAATGAAAGAATAAATATGCTTAGGAATAATTCTCGTTGTTGTAGCGAATTGAAGGAcccaatattattttttaaaaaatatataatttcataatGATTTAATAATATCACTGTAGCGGTAAgatcatttttatataattatttcaaaaaaattattactaagTATTAGTCCAGCGATCTATCTAGCGAAAATCGAACCTGAGATTAAATGATTTAAGAGTCTCGGCATTAACCATGAAGATAAGGTCTCTTCGCCAATTTTAGACTTCTTTTAATTGTATCCAAGACTTCATTATTTGTACATAAAGAATCCAATAAGAGTAGTTAAAAACGTAAAAAACTTTTCAATACCTCTAAACTttcatataattttatttataaaaaaaaatttgaaaagttgAAAAAACCAATTTTGAATTCTCTGAACTTGTTTAAACTTTAAACTCAacgaaaatttattttaaataccaCAAAACCTCTATAGGATATACATAAATCCGGATTGGATatctttaaataattaaattcaataaaaatattttacagtCCCTTAATTTGTAATCATTGTCATTTGTCAATgtagatataaaattttgattgattatcataaataaaaattcaataatactttaattatttaagagtaaaaattattttggtacatgaactattgataaaatgtcatattgatacatgaactattgaaaattgtttaattggtatatgatcaaactcaaaagtcaaTTTTATCCTTTacttaaattacttttaaattgaatattgttattaaattgattaattgaACTATTAacatatttttgtcttttaaatt comes from Henckelia pumila isolate YLH828 chromosome 4, ASM3356847v2, whole genome shotgun sequence and encodes:
- the LOC140866009 gene encoding isoflavone reductase-like protein, encoding MGERSKILIIGGTGSIGKFVLEASVKSGHPTFALFRESTISDSIKGKIVEGFKNSGVTILIGDLNDHESLVKAIKQVDVVISTVGRSQLTDQVKIVVAIKEAGNVKRFLPSEYGIDVDRDRAVEPAKSVTETKAQIRRAVEAQGIPYTYVTSYYFASYSLSTLIQPGATAPPRDKVIILGDGNVNAVFNCDHDIATYTIKAVDDPRTLNKILYIKPPKNIYSFNDLVSLWEKKIGKTLEKEYVPEEQILKQIAEAPNYISKFLLSLNHSIFVNGGHTNEIDPTFGVEASELYPEVEYKTVEEYLHQFV